The segment AAAAATTGAGAACGAGATAAAGAAGAGTTGGTATGTTGAAGAACGAGAACGAAAGTTAAAATGAAAAATAAAGGGTAATTTTGTAATTTTCTCCACTAACAGCACCAACAGTATTTACTAACTGCACCTAAATTTTTTCCAACATTTATCTTATGCAGGGAGATTACAATTAATTCAATCTGTTTTGAGAAGTATACTAGTGTGCTGGTGTCTTGCATTTTTGTTGCCAAAATCCATCATAAAAGCTATAGACACTAAATGTAGACACTATTTGTGGTCAGGCTTTGATAATAAAGGGAGAGGGGTTGTTGCTTGGAAAAATGGCGGTCGAAGGTCGGGCGGCGGCTGCCAAACAGAGGTCGGAGGTAGGCGGTGGAAATGGAGTGTAAGCAGGGAGAAGCTGTGGAAGGGTGTAGAGGGATTGAGCAAAGACAATTGTTGCATGAGGTCGAGACCACAGTAAGACGAATAAGCCCAACAAATAGACGGCCAAAATCGCGTAAAGGAAGAGATCATGTGGTGGGGGTTTGAAAACTATTCATTCACTGTTGCCACTCCAGCGGACGGCAGTGATTGAAGATTAAATGGATCAAACGGCTGGAATTCAATGGCTGTGGGGGCACTATTCATAAGGGCACCTCAAATTAGATGTTCCATGGTGGTAATTTGAAATCCCTAATTCGAACAAAAAAGCCCTTCCCTGTTTTAGTCTCACTCTCTTTTCGCTGCGACTCCGACTTCGAGACGAGATTGTTTGGGTGTCCAAAATGAGATTTTTCACATTGAAATTTTTTCAAACCCAATTTCCGAAGCGATTCTTATCAACATCAGCTGTTGTCCCTTTGCAAGAATCATCATCATCGTCCTCATTGGCAGTTCAATTCCTCATAAACTCATGTGGGCTCTCATCAAAATCTGCCCTTTCGACAACCCTAAAGCTCAAACTCGACGAGAAAAGACTGGAAAACCCTCGATCGGTGCTCGAATTCTTGAAATCTAACGGATTTGATGAAACCCACATCACCAAGTTGGTCGAGAAATATCCTGCCGTCCTCTTTTGCCGAGTTGAAAGCAATCTGAAGCCCAAATTGGAATACTTTGCGCAAAACGGAATTAGAGGTACGAATTTGGTTGAGTGCGTTGTAGCTAAACCTACTATTCTCGAGAGAAGTCTGCGTGGCTGTATTAAACCTATGTTTGAGTTTTTAAAGGAGATAGATACAAGCAATGACTTTATTATTAGAGTCCTAAATTGCAGTGGCTGGCTATTCACATCTGGTTTTAATAAGAACTATAAACAGAATATCGATTTTCTGACCAAAAGAGGACTTCCTGCTCGTCATATAGCCAAAGTGTTTCTGTGCGCAACAACAGTAGCCCATAATGCTGTCAAAGATTTAGGGCTTGATATCAAGTCCCCTGGATATATTTATGCCCTTGCAGTGATTAGTAGGCTGAATGAAGCTACATTAAAGAAGAAATTTCAAGTATTTAAGAGTCTGGGATGGAGTGAAGAAGGTATCCTTTTTATGCTTAAGAAACACCCATTCTGTTTGGCACTTTCCGAGGAGAGAATCCAGGAAGGCATGGATTTTTTCGTCAAGGTTTTAAAGTTTGAGCCAGAGTATGTAATTGCTCGTCCTCATATTCTGAACCATTCACTTGATAAGATAGGTCATAGATTTAATATTCTCAAGGTTTTAGAGTCGAGCAAGCTTGTCAAATTGGATGAATTTCTTTCGTATCTGACAGTTAGTGAAAAACGATTTAAAAGCTTTATCAGCCAGTTTGAGGAAAAGGTACCTGGTTTACTGAAAATGTACGAGTCTACCGCTAAACTAGAGAAATAGGATGATTGTTGACTAAATGTACCTGTTTTAATTTGGCAAATTTGTTTTGATTCTGAATTTAACTGGTTTATGTTCATCCTGTTAATCTTTTTGATTTCTCATCCTTATTATTACTCGTTTGATTGAATCCATGACTTGATTTACTTTACGTCCTCTCTCACTCTCAATGAATAAAGATAGGTCCTTGCATATTCAACACGGATATTGTCCATTTCCATAGTTGATATAGTCCATCCATATATGATATTTCTAGCCAAAAACTTCTTAAACTTCACATAGTCTTGCATCTTGATAGTCTGTCTTGCATCTTCATGTATAATTTGTCTTGTTCTTAGAAAATTTGTGAATTAGACTAACAATTGTATAACAATTTTGAGCTTGAGATTTGTTCTTCTTTGTGAAAAATGATTTCGAGTCTGACACTATtgaaagagagagagggagagagagagagagagagagaattttTTGGGCAAGAGTACCAGTATTTATATTTTTGGGTTATCAAATAGAGTTTTTTTCTTCCTACCTGAAAAGCCTTGGAtttaaaaggaacaaaatatagatAAGGGGTCCTATTGAATATTTCGTAAAACTAGTAAACTACTCATGGCATTAGTTCAAAGAACTCCAATTTAAAAGCCCTAATTCGAACCAAAATCTTCCCTCTTTCAATCTCACTCGACAGTCGTGTGCTCGAGTGTCCAAAATGAGATTTTCCCCAATAAAAATCTGTCTAACCCTAATTCAGAAGCGATTCTTATCAACATCAACTGGTATTTCGTCTTCTCCTTTGCAGAAATCATCATCAATCACAGTTAAATTCCTCATAAACTCATGTGGGCTCTCATCAAAATCCGCCCTTTCAGCTGCCCAGAAGCTCAAACTCGACGAGAACAAGCTTGGAAATCCAATATCAGTGATCGAATTCTTGAAATCTAACGGATTTGAGAAAACCCAGATCGCCAAAGTAGTGGAGAAGTTTCCTAGCATCCTCAGGAGCAATGTTGA is part of the Rutidosis leptorrhynchoides isolate AG116_Rl617_1_P2 unplaced genomic scaffold, CSIRO_AGI_Rlap_v1 contig39, whole genome shotgun sequence genome and harbors:
- the LOC139883380 gene encoding transcription termination factor MTERF8, chloroplastic-like; the protein is MRFFTLKFFQTQFPKRFLSTSAVVPLQESSSSSSLAVQFLINSCGLSSKSALSTTLKLKLDEKRLENPRSVLEFLKSNGFDETHITKLVEKYPAVLFCRVESNLKPKLEYFAQNGIRGTNLVECVVAKPTILERSLRGCIKPMFEFLKEIDTSNDFIIRVLNCSGWLFTSGFNKNYKQNIDFLTKRGLPARHIAKVFLCATTVAHNAVKDLGLDIKSPGYIYALAVISRLNEATLKKKFQVFKSLGWSEEGILFMLKKHPFCLALSEERIQEGMDFFVKVLKFEPEYVIARPHILNHSLDKIGHRFNILKVLESSKLVKLDEFLSYLTVSEKRFKSFISQFEEKVPGLLKMYESTAKLEK